The following DNA comes from Microbacterium terregens.
GCATCGCCCAGCGGCACCCCGGCCCCCACGGCGCAGCGGAGCGCGGCATCCTGCGTCAGGGTCGAGCCGGCGATCGCGCCGCCGTCCGCCAGCCGCGCGATGCCGCCCGCCACGTCGACGCCGAGCGATCCGAGTGCGTAGCGGCCGTCGGACTGTCCCGCCGCCGCCATCGCGTCGGTGACGAGGGCGACCCGCCCGGGCGCCAGGAGGAACGCGATGCGGACCAGCGCGGGGTGCAGGTGCACGCCGTCGGCGATCACCTCCAGGGTGACCCGGGCGTCGGATGCCGCGGCTGCGACGGGTCCGGGATCCCGGTGATGCAGTGGCGGCATCGCGTTGAACGCGTGGGTGAGGATCGTCGCGCCGGCATCGAAGGCCGCGCGCGTGAGGTCCAAGTCCGCCCCGGTGTGCCCGACGGCCGCCGCGGCGCCCGCGTCGACCACGAGCCGGATCGCCTCGAGCGCGCCCGGCAACTCGGGCGCGAGGGTGACCTGTCGTACCGTCCCTCGCCCGGCCGAGAGCAGCCGCTCCACGGCGGCCGCGTCGGGCGCGCGCAGCAGCGCGCCATCGTGCGCGCCCTGATACGCGCCGGCGAGGAACGGACCCTCCAGGTGCGAGCCGAGGATGTCGGCATCCGTCTGCATCAGGTCGGCGACCGTGGCTGCGCGCCGCTCCAGCGTCTCGAGCGGGGCGGTCACCAGCGAGAGGACCGCACGCGTGGTGCCGTGCGCGCGGTGCAGCGCTCGCGCGGCGCGGATCGCGTCCGGTCCGTCGTCGTAGGACTCCCCGGCGCCGCCGTGGCCGTGGATGTCGAGGAATCCGGGAGTGAGGATCGCGCCCGGGCCCGCGATCCGCTCGCCGTCGCAGACGACATCGGCGGGCTCGGCGACGCTGCGCCACTCGTCGCCGGCGCCGCCGGCGACGACCCGCTCCGCCTCGACGCGCACCCACCCGTCCTCGACGATCCGTCCGGCATCCACCAGGCGGATGGAGTGGATGATCGTGCTCACTGCGTGGCCCACGGGATCTCGTCCGAGGCGTGGAAGCGGATGCCGAGGCTCGTCCACAGCGGGCCGAGCGCTCCCACGCGCGACCGGAACGACTCCCACGTGCGCAGCTCGCCGTCGGCCGACGACCAGGCGATCTCGGCCGCGGCGGCCACCCGCGGGAAGGCCATCCGATCGATGTCGTCGAGGGTTCGGATCGTCTCCGTCCACAGCGGGGCCTCGACGCCGAGGATGTCGTCCTCGTCCACGCCGTCGATGATCGACGCGGGCTCCCACGAGTACGCGCGCTGCACGCTGGTCGGACCGTTCGCCCAGGTCAGGCCGAACGGACTCGACGCGTCGTACTTCATGTCGAGGTACACCGCATCGGCGGGGGAGAGGATCACCCCGCCGCTGTCGGCGAAGGCCCGCGCCTTCTCGTCCGCGCCGTCGGTCGGGGTCGTGAATCCCCAGTACTGGCCGATCGTGCTCGGGTCGATGTCGGGGGCCGCGCCGGCCTCGTGCCACGTCACCGGGATCTTCCCGAGGTCGGCCACGATTCCGGTCGCGCGCGCCATGAAGAGCGCGAAATCGTCGGGGTCGGTGCCCAGCGCCTCGTCGCCGCCGATGTGCAGATACGGGCCGGGTGTCATCGCGGCGAGCTCGCCCATGACGTCGGCGACGAAGTCGTAGGTGGCCTCGTCGTGGATCTTCAGCGACGAGAAGCCCACGGCCGTGCCGGTGTACGGAGTCCCCGCGACCGGCGGCGCACCCTCGCCATCGCTGACGAGATGCGGCAGGTCCGGCTCCTCCGCCAGTTCCGGGTAGGCGAGCCCGACGGCGTGCGTGTGGCCGGGCACGTCGACCTCGGGCACGACGATCATGTGGCGGGATGCCGCGTACGCGACGATCTCGCGATAGTCCGCCTTCGAGTAGAAGCCGCCGGCGTCGCCTCCCACCGCGGTGGCGGCGGCGCGCTCGGTCAACCGTGGCCGCGAGTCCAGCTGGATCCGCCAGCCCTGGTCGTCGCTGAGGTGAAGGTGCAGCGCGTTGAGCTTCAGCCCCGACGCACGATCGATGTACGCCTTCACGGTCTCGACCGGAAAGAAATGCCGCGCGACGTCGAGCATGACGCCGCGGTAGGCGAAACGCGGGGCGTCGGCGATCCGCGCGGCCGGCACGACGAAGCCCGAACCGTTCCGGATGATCAGCTGCCCGAGCGTCTGTACCCCGTAGAACAGCCCGGCCGCGTCGGCGCCCGTGACGACGACGGATGCCGCATCCGCCGTGATCCGGTACGACTCGGCCGCGCCGCCCGGCTCGATGCGCAGGGCGATCGTCGGTGCACTCTCGGGAGTCTGTTGTGCACTCTCGGGGGCGGAGGGTGCACTCTCGGGGGCGGAGGGTGCACTTTCGGGAGCGGAGGGTGCACTCTCGGGGGCGGAGGGTGCACTCTCGGCGGCGGGGGGTGCGCTCTCGCGGGCGGGGACGGCTGTGCCGGTCCGGGCCGCGACGATCGCGGTGAGGGCGGCCGCGGCATCCGGGTTCCCGAGGATCCGGACGTGCCGGTCGATGCGGAACGGGGCAGCGGTGGCGTCCACCGCGATCGAGAGCGGTGCGGGGACGACTCCGGGCGAGGCGGCGGGTGCTGACACAGTGGCTCCATTCTGGGTCGCGGCCGTGCAACCCGCCAGCAGCGCGAGCAGGACGCCTGCCATCCCCATGGTGCCGCCGCGCACGAGCTTCATGTAAAGGCTCCTAACAAAAGGAGTCTCCAGCCTAGCGGCCGAGTCCCGCGTTCGCACGGACCGGCATCCGTTATGCTCGGGTTGTCGCGACTGGCGTTGAGGTGGGTAACCACCGGGGAGCGACCGACACGGCACTCGACCGTACGCCTGGGTCGATGCGTATTTCGATACGTCCGCATCGCGGACTACTCAATAACGGACTTCGCACAGAAGCCGGGACGCGCCGCAGTCAAGGAGAACGCCAATGACCGACCATTACTTCAACGCGCCGCTCGCCGAGGTCGACCCCGAGATCGCGCAGGTCCTCCAGCGCGAACTCGAGCGACAGCGCGGCTACCTCGAGATGATCGCCTCCGAGAACTTCGTACCGGTGTCGGTGCTGCAGTCGCAGGGCTCGGTGCTGACCAACAAGTACGCCGAGGGCTACCCGGGCCGCCGCTACTACGGCGGTTGCGAAGAGGTCGACGTCGCAGAGGAACTCGCGATCGAACGCGCGAAGTCGCTGTTCGGCGCCGGATTCGCGAACGTCCAGCCCCACTCGGGGGCGACGGCGAACGCGGCGGTGCTGCACGCGATCGCCCGCCCCGGCGACACGCTGCTCGGGCTTTCGCTGGACCAGGGTGGTCACCTCACCCACGGCATGAAGATCAACTTCTCCGGGCGCCTGTTCAACATCGTCGCCTACGGCGTCGACCCCGAGACGTCCCTGATCGACATGGACGAAGTGCGTCGCCTCGCGATCGAGTTCCGGCCGAAGGTCATCATCGCCGGATGGTCGGCATACCCGCGGCACTTGGACTTCGCCCGCTTCCGCGAGATCGCCGACGAGGTCGGCGCGCTGCTGTGGGTGGACATGGCGCACTTCGCCGGTCTCGTGGCGGCCGGACTGCACCCCAACCCGGTGCCGCACGCGCACGTCGTCTCCTCGACCGTGCACAAGACGATCGGCGGCCCGCGGTCGGGCTTCATCCTCACCAACGACCCCGACATCGCCAAGAAGATCAACACGGCCGTGTTCCCCGGACAGCAGGGCGGGCCGCTGATGCACGTCATCGCGGCCAAGGCGACGGCGTTCAAGCTGGCCGCCACCCCCGAGTTCAAAGAGCGCCAGGAGCGTGTCCTGCGTGGCGCGCACCTCCTCGCCGAGCGGCTGTCGCAGCAGGACGTGAAGGATGCCGGCATCACCGTCCGCTCCGGCGGCACCGACGTGCATCTCGTGCTCGTGGACCTGCGCGACGCCGAGATCGACGGCAAGCAGGCCGAAGACCTGCTGCACGAGATCCGCATCACCGTGAACCGCAACGCGGTGCCCAACGACCCTCGGCCGCCGATGATCACGTCGGGCCTGCGGATCGGCACGCCGGCGCTGGCGACCCGAGGATTCGGGGACTCGCAGTTCTCCGAGGTCGCGGACATCATCGCCCTCGCGCTGCTGCCCGACGCCGACGTGGAGGCCCTGCGGGTCCGCGTCGCGAGGCTGACGGCGCAGTTCCCGCTGTACCCGGGTCTCGTTCAGTAGATCGCGTGCGCGTTTGCCTATGCGCATACCTACGGGCATAGTGATACGACAAGCTTTGCGAGTCCCCGCTCGCGCAACCCGGAGGCGACAACGATGACCGCACAACGACTGGACGGGGTCGCCACTGCGGCGGCCATCAAGGAGGAGCTGCGCGAGCGCGTCGCGGCTCTCGCCGAACGGGGCATCGTCCCCGGCATTGCGACCGTGCTGGTCGGCGCGGATCCCGGCTCGCAGCTGTACGTGGGAATGAAGCACCGCCAGTCCGAGGCGATCGGCATGAACTCGATCCAGGTCGAGCTGCCCGCAGATGCCACGCAGGAGCAGGTCGAAGCGGCCATCGACGCGCTGAATGCCGACCCCGCCTGCCACGGTTTCATCGTGCAGCTCCCGCTGCCCAAGCACATCGACACCGACGCGATCCTCGAGCGGATCGACCCGGACAAGGACGCCGACGGCCTGCACCCCACGAACCTCGGCCGGCTCGTGCTCAACGTCAACAGCCCGATCACCTCGCCGCTGCCGTGCACGCCGCGCGGCGTGATCGAGCTGCTGGTGCGCAACGGCTATGACCTCAACGGCAAGCACGTGGTCGTCGTCGGTCGCGGCGTCACCATCGGCCGCTCCATCGGCCTGCTGCTGACGCGTCGCGAGTTCAACGCGACCGTCACGCTGACGCACACCGGCACGGTCGACGCGGGCCAGTACCTCCGCCAGGCCGATGTGATCGTCGCCGCGGCCGGAGTGAAGCACCTCATCACCGCAGCCGACGTGAAGCCGGGTGCCGCCGTCCTCGATGTCGGCGTCACGCGCGAAGAGGATCCCGAGACCGGCAA
Coding sequences within:
- a CDS encoding bifunctional methylenetetrahydrofolate dehydrogenase/methenyltetrahydrofolate cyclohydrolase — protein: MTAQRLDGVATAAAIKEELRERVAALAERGIVPGIATVLVGADPGSQLYVGMKHRQSEAIGMNSIQVELPADATQEQVEAAIDALNADPACHGFIVQLPLPKHIDTDAILERIDPDKDADGLHPTNLGRLVLNVNSPITSPLPCTPRGVIELLVRNGYDLNGKHVVVVGRGVTIGRSIGLLLTRREFNATVTLTHTGTVDAGQYLRQADVIVAAAGVKHLITAADVKPGAAVLDVGVTREEDPETGKAKVHGDVHPDVAEVAGFLSPNPGGVGPMTVALLLLNVVEAAERSAA
- a CDS encoding family 20 glycosylhydrolase, yielding MKLVRGGTMGMAGVLLALLAGCTAATQNGATVSAPAASPGVVPAPLSIAVDATAAPFRIDRHVRILGNPDAAAALTAIVAARTGTAVPARESAPPAAESAPSAPESAPSAPESAPSAPESAPSAPESAQQTPESAPTIALRIEPGGAAESYRITADAASVVVTGADAAGLFYGVQTLGQLIIRNGSGFVVPAARIADAPRFAYRGVMLDVARHFFPVETVKAYIDRASGLKLNALHLHLSDDQGWRIQLDSRPRLTERAAATAVGGDAGGFYSKADYREIVAYAASRHMIVVPEVDVPGHTHAVGLAYPELAEEPDLPHLVSDGEGAPPVAGTPYTGTAVGFSSLKIHDEATYDFVADVMGELAAMTPGPYLHIGGDEALGTDPDDFALFMARATGIVADLGKIPVTWHEAGAAPDIDPSTIGQYWGFTTPTDGADEKARAFADSGGVILSPADAVYLDMKYDASSPFGLTWANGPTSVQRAYSWEPASIIDGVDEDDILGVEAPLWTETIRTLDDIDRMAFPRVAAAAEIAWSSADGELRTWESFRSRVGALGPLWTSLGIRFHASDEIPWATQ
- the glyA gene encoding serine hydroxymethyltransferase, with translation MTDHYFNAPLAEVDPEIAQVLQRELERQRGYLEMIASENFVPVSVLQSQGSVLTNKYAEGYPGRRYYGGCEEVDVAEELAIERAKSLFGAGFANVQPHSGATANAAVLHAIARPGDTLLGLSLDQGGHLTHGMKINFSGRLFNIVAYGVDPETSLIDMDEVRRLAIEFRPKVIIAGWSAYPRHLDFARFREIADEVGALLWVDMAHFAGLVAAGLHPNPVPHAHVVSSTVHKTIGGPRSGFILTNDPDIAKKINTAVFPGQQGGPLMHVIAAKATAFKLAATPEFKERQERVLRGAHLLAERLSQQDVKDAGITVRSGGTDVHLVLVDLRDAEIDGKQAEDLLHEIRITVNRNAVPNDPRPPMITSGLRIGTPALATRGFGDSQFSEVADIIALALLPDADVEALRVRVARLTAQFPLYPGLVQ
- a CDS encoding N-acetylglucosamine-6-phosphate deacetylase; translated protein: MSTIIHSIRLVDAGRIVEDGWVRVEAERVVAGGAGDEWRSVAEPADVVCDGERIAGPGAILTPGFLDIHGHGGAGESYDDGPDAIRAARALHRAHGTTRAVLSLVTAPLETLERRAATVADLMQTDADILGSHLEGPFLAGAYQGAHDGALLRAPDAAAVERLLSAGRGTVRQVTLAPELPGALEAIRLVVDAGAAAAVGHTGADLDLTRAAFDAGATILTHAFNAMPPLHHRDPGPVAAAASDARVTLEVIADGVHLHPALVRIAFLLAPGRVALVTDAMAAAGQSDGRYALGSLGVDVAGGIARLADGGAIAGSTLTQDAALRCAVGAGVPLGDAVAALTAVPARAIGRSGDLGSLRPGMTADAVLMSRSLETVAVWTAGIRD